CTTGAAGCCGGGCCCGGCGCCGAGGATCGCCTCCAGCGCCTGCGTCTGCTCCGGCGTCGGCTCGGGCCGGGCGCCGGTGGCATGGCGCGCGGCGACGCGCTCCGCACCCCCGACCCAGCCGCGGCGCAGCAGTTCGCCGACCGCCTCGCCGCCCTCGAGCGCACGCACCACGCTGCGCCGCCAGGGCCCTGCGCCGGCCGCCGCCAGGGTCTGCAGCAGGGCCAGGGCCTTGCTCGCGCGGCGGGGGGAGTGCAAGGCCTCGCGCCCCGCGGCGGCGATCTGCAGCAAGGGGTCCTCGTCCTCGCCGCTCACTCCGTCGGCGCGGCGCAGGCCGGGCGGCAGGGCGAGGGCGACCACTTCGCCGATCGGGGCGTGGTAGTAGCGGGCGACGAAATCGACCAGCTCCAGCCAGTCCGCCGGCAGGGGCGGGACTTCGCGCTGGATGTGGCGGACCGTCTTGAGACGGGCGGGTTCGATGGCGGCGGCCGCCCCCAGGGCGAGGATCAGGCCGTTGCGCTCGCCGCGCCCGAACGGGACGGTCACGCAGCGGCCGACGTCGGCCGCGGTGGCGTCCGGGGCAAGATAATCAAACACTTGCGGCAGCGGCACCGGCAGGGCGACACGGACTATACTCATTTCAAACCCGGATGAATCTTGAAATTCATTCTGGATCAATCACTTGCGCCGGGTTCATGAGAACTGCCGGAGAAAAAACCTGCCAAGTATCTGGCATCGAACCGGAGTGCAGGCTTGTCCACAAAAGCTGTGGATAAGTTTGTGGGAAAGCTGGGTGAATCGCGCTGAAAGTGCCGTCAGTACGGCTATTCCGCCACCGTGCTGCAACATTGCGCTTTTATGAAAATCTTTATTTATCAATGACTTGTAAAATATGCCGGATAACTGGAAGTGACGGCCTCGGGAGGAGGTGGCGAAGCATCCGGATGTGCACAATTGACATCCTCCCCCGCCTAAAGTCGGGGGATTCCTACGGCGCTCCCACCGGCATCGAACCGGTGTGAGTCGCTTCGGCGGGTTCCTGCTGCTGGCGGCATTACTGCACCACTCACTTCACAGGCGCAACGGGCGTGTCCCGCCCTGAGAATGTTGATCGCGCCGACCACATCGGCGTTTTCCTCGAAACCGCATTCCACGCACGCGAACCGGGCTTGCGTTTTCCGGTTGTCCGCCGACACATGACCGCAGCACGGGCAGGTGCGGCTCGTGTTCTGCGGCGGCACAGCGATGAGATACCCGCCTCTCCACGCCACCTTGTACTCCAACTGCCGCCGGAACTCGAACCAGCCCTGATCGAGGATGGACTTGTTCAGGCCAGACTTGGCCCGAACGTTTCTTCCCGGCGCCTCTGCCGTGCCCGCCGCCGACTTGGACATGTTCCGTACCTGCAGGTCCTCGATACACACCATCGCGTGGTTTTGGCTGATCGTGGTCGTGGTCTTGTGCAGGTAGTCGCGGCGTGCGTTGCCGATGCGGGAATGGATGCGCTGGATTCTGGCTTTCGTTTTTTTCCAGTTGCTACTGAATTTGGTTTTGCGGCTCATGGCCTGCTGCGCCTTGCGCAAGGCTGTTTCATGTCGCTTGAAACTGTTGAGCGGGGTGTAGAACGTGCCGTCCGACAGCGTGGCGAAGCGGGCGATGCCCATGTCGATGCCGACCGCACCGCCGTTGGGGACGGACTGCTCGACCTCGCGTTCGGTCTGGATGCTGA
The window above is part of the Thauera aromatica K172 genome. Proteins encoded here:
- a CDS encoding RNA-guided endonuclease InsQ/TnpB family protein; protein product: MHQKDAVSSVSDIVVVGHRQKYTIRMQRLQAFKYELMPTGEQQRDMRRFAGSCRFVFNKALALQKERHEQGEKKLGYAGLCKLPTEWRNGTETPWLKDAPTHPLQQTLKDLERAYTNFFAKRAAFPRFKKKGQGDSFRYPDPKQSKLDQSTSRLFLPKLGWLRYRNSRDVLGEVKQVTVSASGGKWFVSIQTEREVEQSVPNGGAVGIDMGIARFATLSDGTFYTPLNSFKRHETALRKAQQAMSRKTKFSSNWKKTKARIQRIHSRIGNARRDYLHKTTTTISQNHAMVCIEDLQVRNMSKSAAGTAEAPGRNVRAKSGLNKSILDQGWFEFRRQLEYKVAWRGGYLIAVPPQNTSRTCPCCGHVSADNRKTQARFACVECGFEENADVVGAINILRAGHARCACEVSGAVMPPAAGTRRSDSHRFDAGGSAVGIPRL